One window of Toxotes jaculatrix isolate fToxJac2 chromosome 19, fToxJac2.pri, whole genome shotgun sequence genomic DNA carries:
- the ttbk2b gene encoding tau-tubulin kinase 2b: protein MSGAGEHTDILSVADVVRDRWKVVRKIGGGGFGEIYEVLDQLSQATVALKVESAQQPKQVLKMEVAVLKKLQGKDHVCRFVGCGRNDRFNYVVMELQGRNLADLRRTMTRGTFSVSTTLRLGKQILEAIESIHSVGFLHRDIKPSNFAMGRLASTCRCCYMLDFGLARQFTNSSQEVRPPRPVAGFRGTVRYASINAHKNKEMGRHDDLWSLFYMLVEFMVGQLPWRKIKDKEQVGNLKETYDHRLMLKHLPSEFSAFLDHILTLDYYTKPDYQLLMSVFENAMKSHNVLENDPYDWEKCDSEDMLTITAAATTAQQLTRLTPAYLGMANASVLPGELQRENTEDVLQGERLSDADNCPPIPTPTTPGGDVWEEMDRNRNHKHAQQIIRKVVSEDEHSQNQGNQSPNTGSMQSSPRRVRSETMFLERAAPLLRRIRHSQSLAFEKRLAPEPKPTIERFLEAYLGKQRPVLSHVGEKSIPERGHGQQAPSCNEDHSGTATPDPEEGAASSGFVAVNLSPVPQEGDSQEWVMLELEQGSGSGGSKPPAEALHEDRPGTHTPAETENHSSEPQDGQSTAVPSSPVLSQMAMPGTWLLGHRRLPGMLGQMPSVIMGRPQMDQSSSCASQSPVQEKSDAIPLEAPSGKSDRLPEEVLKDGGRLELAPVPSSAKGPTAHLTNDRDPESDSGLPDRSSEPNQQPQADTAGGAVESTVTVSSSPPPALLRRRDSPSSPRLSRIPVRDPSAPPDSPGRDLNMERRHRWSSPVPGSPTHSPSPSLSCDNLPCALPRDRLPSERGSRSDCVGEDPLSLSSSSGSKSKIPRPVSATFIPEQLTNRFLPRPPPGKPPIRPCVDNRRRRLRVRASSTSDADFLASLTQLMQDRSGMLFSPPPRPRSSSSSLQRSLSSSPSRQELREGGAIQGRSRSPSSFSGSPPPRHAHPQDGPSGQGQWGHSSRGRGLIHESKGSGKVKR from the exons ATGAGTGGTGCTGGAGAGCACACAGACATCCTGTCAGTGGCAGACGTGgtcagagacagatggaaagtG GTGAGGAAGATAGGTGGAGGTGGGTTCGGGGAGATCTACGAGGTTTTGGATCAGCTGAGCCAGGCCACTGTTGCCTTGAAGGTGGAGTCTGCTCAGCAACCCAAGCAAGTGCTGAAGATGGAGGTAGCAGTGCTGAAGAAGCTTCAGG GCAAAGACCACGTGTGCCGTTTTGTGGGCTGTGGCAGGAATGACCGCTTCAACTATGTGGTGATGGAACTGCAG GGGAGGAATCTGGCAGATTTGCGCAGGACCATGACCCGCGGCACCTTTTCCGTCTCTACAACCTTGAGACTTGGAAAGCAGATTTTAGAGGCCATTGAAAGCATCCATTCTGTAGGCTTCCTGCACCGTGACATTAAACCA TCTAATTTTGCAATGGGAAGACTAGCCAGTACCTGCAGATGCTGCTATATGCTTGACTTTGGTTTGGCTCGTCAGTTTACCAACTCTAGCCAGGAAGTCCGTCCA CCTCGTCCTGTCGCAGGCTTCAGAGGAACTGTGCGATATGCTTCAATCAATGCCCATAAGAATAAG GAAATGGGTCGTCATGACGACCTGTGGTCCCTCTTCTACATGCTGGTTGAATTCATGGTTGGTCAACTTCCCTGGAGGAAAATTAAGGACAAA gaACAAGTAGGAAATCTGAAAGAGACATATGACCATCGTCTCATGCTGAAGCATCTTCCTTCAGAGTTCAGTGCTTTCCTGGATCATATTTTGACCTTGGACTACTACACTAAACCCGACTATCAG ctcctgatgtcagtgtttgagaACGCTATGAAGAGCCACAACGTGCTGGAGAATGATCCTTACGACTGGGAGAAATGCGATTCAGAGGATATGCTGACCATCACTGCCGCAGCAACCACTGCTCAGCAGCTCACTCGCCTCACGCCAGCGTATTTGGG CATGGCCAACGCTTCAGTGCTGCCAGGCGAGCTGCAGCGGGAGAACACTGAGGATGTCCTGCAAGGGGAGCGCCTCAGTGATGCTGACAACTGCCCCCCCATCCCCACACCGACCACCCCTGGTGGAGATGTATGGGAAGAGATGGACCGCAACCGAAACCATAAACACGCCCAGCAGATTATCAGGAAG GTGGTGAGTGAGGACGAACACAGTCAGAACCAGGGGAACCAGAGTCCAAACACCGGCTCCATGCAGAGTTCTCCTAGACGGGTGCGATCCGAAACCATGTTCTTGGAACGGGCTGCACCGCTGCTCCGGAGGATAAGACACAGCCAGAGCTTGGCATTTGAAAAGAGGCTCGCGCCCGAACCCAAGCCCACCATCGAACGCTTCCTTGAGGCCTA TCTGGGCAAACAGCGTCCAGTCCTTTCTCATGTTGGAGAGAAATCCATTCCTGAGAGGGGCCACGGCCAGCAGGCGCCTTCTTGCAATGAGGACCACTCTGGCACAGCAACCCCAGACCCCGAAGAGGGCGCAGCGAGCAGTGGCTTTGTGGCTGTAAACCTCAGCCCTGTGCCCCAAGAAGGAGACTCTCAGGAGTGGGTGATGCTGGAACTGGAGCAAGGCAGCGGTTCTGGGGGAAGCAAACCTCCAGCAGAAGCCCTGCACGAGGACAGGCCAGGTAcccacacacctgcagagactgagAACCACTCCTCTGAGCCGCAGGATGGCCAGTCCACTGCAGTACCGAGCAGTCCCGTCCTGTCTCAGATGGCCATGCCCGGCACATGGTTACTGGGCCACAGGAGGCTACCGGGCATGCTGGGACAAATGCCGTCAGTCATCATGGGAAGACCTCAGATGGACCAA TCCTCCAGCTGTGCGTCTCAGTCGCCTGTACAAGAGAAGAGCGATGCAATACCATTAGAGGCCCCGTCTGGTAAATCTGACAGACTCCCAGAGGAAGTTTtaaaggatggagggaggttGGAGTTAGCTCCAGTGCCAAGCTCAGCGAAAGGCCCCACAGCTCATCTGACCAACGACAGAGACCCAGAGAGTGATTCTGGTCTGCCTGATCGCTCCTCAGAGCCGAATCAGCAGCCCCAAGCTGACACTGCAGGAGGTGCTGTGGAGAGCACCGTcaccgtctcctcctctccacctccagctTTACTCAGGCGAAGAGACTCTCCCTCGTCTCCAAGACTGAGCAGAATCCCAGTGCGAGACCCCAGCGCCCCACCGGACTCTCCAGGCAGGGACCTCAACATGGAGAGGCGTCATCGCTGGAGCAGTCCAGTCCCCGGTTCCCCCACCCACtcaccctctccatctctgtcctgTGATAACCTGCCCTGCGCTCTGCCGAGAGACAGGCTCCCCTCGGAGCGAGGCTCCAGGTCCGACTGTGTAGGAGAggaccctctctctctgtcctcttcatcGGGTAGTAAAAGTAAGATCCCACGTCCTGTAAGCGCCACCTTTATACCCGAGCAACTCACAAACAGGTTTCTGCCTCGGCCACCTCCTGGGAAACCACCCATCCGCCCCTGTGTGGACAACAG gcGGCGGCGGCTAAGAGTGCGTGCCAGCAGCACGAGTGACGCAGACTTCCTAGCCAGTCTGACCCAGCTGATGCAGGACCGCAGTGGGATGCTCTTCAGCCCTCCACCTCGCCCtcgcagctcctcctcctcgctgcaGCGCTCGCTGAGCTCCTCCCCCTCCCGCCAGGAGCTCCGCGAGGGCGGGGCAATACAGGGACGCAGCCGCTCTCCTTCTAGCTTCTCCGGGTCCCCCCCTCCTCGGCATGCTCACCCACAGGACGGGCCCAGTGGGCAGGGTCAGTGGGGCCACAGCTCCAGGGGAAGGGGCCTGATCCACGAGAGCAAAGGCTCTGGGAAAGTGAAACGATGA
- the mideasa gene encoding mitotic deacetylase associated SANT domain protein a, protein MSLPPQVNTDKGGNHRAATMKEPVQHSGEVYYGMAPPALDSSHSDSAGSSGVYNPEKGPQSLPHYRQAAPVKWMHQDSIQAPGWSQEAPVSAWGQNFGPYMGGVNVRNQMAFHKGVHEGVALPMGGENQLPGPVEVYRDANQAQAQGRGLEWEQHAVAAMHQAQMQAYQHGHKGVELQGQPHVPSHSLPGSVLQPFQTTFRPSKQQFSSGYYSVFPGNKGAPGLVYGEQPKTQQLLHQMQQQQMHHHHQQQQQQQQQLQQQHHLQLQQQQQHLQQQQHQIQQHQMQQQQLQQMQQQQYHQQQLHERQQQIQQMQQQQQQQQQQQQQQQQQLQQQNVPQQETTQLQVQPKQQQTQNFAAYQSPEPCPPDTVSKKEDVQSVEPQQEPEAQACDKPAAPDPCTDKVTTNPTEASDAQPAAPRRSRRLSREGQSPLGPPSNTWPQASKEPPLSQNGVTGKQRGGESQGTTGGVIQITHRRRRASKEINLETLAQQASEMQPAKICKGDGSSGRQATMVPLVIPVSVPVQRNQTDPQDGWAQGRLGQGERPAGQPDRKPSVIVAHRRSLRNSMTESFGQDGANDPGLDEDGKSKFKRRPRPEPLIIPPPKPSTFIPPSVYSSITSYQSNLRSPVRLPDNAITLPPYTPPPILSPVREGSGLYFSAILTNIAVSNQILPPPATPKSATRSLLRSTSSEITPPVLPLIADATPVSLEPRINIGQQYQAEIPDLQNQLSSQVDQHKADLVWVPMDLKHGSQETMEDLMNMACSSVLRGGGTNQELVLHCLYESGGDFLEMLERLMLQDPVFPKGHHLAGYHYSGSDSWTAEEKRYFNKGISAYRKDFFLVQKLVRTKTVAQCVEFYYTYKKQVKIGRNGILTFGPPHSPVEKHTEAVVDVKSSQQSKLTQGETEGDDRKDVSYDQSHESSQQARVAQSLQAHDYAGTMLVIKEPDTVNKEAHHPSAPHRPRAEPAAKKGRAPAKPPQDPDAVFPCKKCGRVFYKVKSRSAHMKSHAEQEKKAAALRQKEEEAQAAAEARARKAAAAAAAAAAHKGGNGNGVTEQAEVSSHEDSSEGEDDDDEDWH, encoded by the exons ATGAGTCTTCCTCCTCAAGTTAATACTGACAAGGGCGGCAATCATCGGGCTGCAACCATGAAAGAGCCTGTGCAGCATTCAGGGGAGGTTTATTATGGTATGGCGCCTCCAGCTTTAGACTCAAGCCACAGTGACTCTGCTGGCAGCTCTGGTGTTTATAACCCAGAAAAAGGGCCCCAAAGTTTACCGCACTATCGACAGGCTGCTCCAGTAAAGTGGATGCACCAGGACTCCATACAGGCCCCTGGCTGGTCTCAGGAAGCTCCCGTGTCAGCCTGGGGGCAGAACTTTGGCCCCTACATGGGCGGAGTGAACGTGAGGAATCAGATGGCCTTCCATAAAGGAGTCCATGAAGGCGTAGCTCTGCCGATGGGGGGAGAAAATCAACTGCCGGGACCTGTTGAGGTTTATAGGGATGCCAACCAGGCTCAAGCTCAGGGGAGGGGGCTCGAGTGGGAGCAGCACGCTGTGGCTGCAATGCACCAGGCCCAGATGCAAGCCTATCAACACGGCCACAAAGGTGTAGAGCTCCAGGGTCAGCCTCATGTGCCGTCTCACTCTTTGCCTGGGTCAGTGCTGCAGCCCTTTCAGACGACATTTAGACCTAGCAAACAGCAGTTCTCATCTGGTTATTACTCTGTTTTTCCTGGAAACAAGGGAGCACCAGGCCTGGTCTACGGCGAGCAGCCTAAAACTCAACAACTGCTGCACCAGATGCAGCAGCAACAAatgcatcatcatcaccagcagcaacaacaacagcaacaacagttgcagcaacagcatcaccttcagctgcagcagcagcagcaacatttgcagcaacagcagcaccaaATCCAACAGCATCaaatgcaacagcagcagctgcaacagatgcagcagcagcagtatcaCCAGCAACAACTACATGAGCGACAGCAACAAATTCAGCaaatgcaacagcagcagcagcagcagcagcagcagcaacaacaacaacaacaacaactgcagcaaCAAAATGTGCCACaacaagaaacaacacaacTACAGGTTCaaccaaaacagcaacagaCCCAAAACTTTGCAGCTTATCAGTCTCCTGAGCCTTGTCCACCTGACACAGTGTCTAAAAAGGAAGATGTCCAGTCAGTGGAGCCGCAGCAGGAACCAGAGGCTCAGGCCTGTGATAAGCCAGCCGCACCTGATCCATGTACCGACAAGGTCACCACAAATCCTACAGAGGCCTCAGATGCACAGCCGGCGGCCCCTCGGCGCTCGCGGCGCCTTTCCAGAGAAGGACAGTCCCCACTGGGTCCCCCTTCAAACACCTGGCCTCAAGCCTCCAAAGAGCCTCCACTGTCACAGAATGGAGTAACAGGCAAGCAGAGAGGCGGGGAAAGCCAAGGGACTACAGGAGGGGTCATTCAGATCACCCACAGGAGAAGGAGGGCATCTAAGGAGATCAACCTGGAGACTCTAGCGCAGCAGGCATCAGAAATGCAACCTGCTAAAATTTGCAAG GGAGACGGTTCCTCAGGCAGACAGGCCACCATGGTACCCCTGGTTATCCCGGTGTCTGTACCAGTGCAGAGGAATCAAACAGATCCTCAGGATGGCTGGGCTCAGGGTCGACTCGGCCAGGGTGAGCGGCCTGCAGGACAGCCCGACCGCAAACCCTCTGTCATTGTGGCTCACCGGCGATCGCTCAGAAACTCCATGACTGAGAGTTTTGGTCAG GATGGTGCGAACGATCCAGGGCTCGATGAGGATGGAAAATCCAAATTTAAGCGCCGACCTCGCCCAGAGCCTCTCATTATCCCTCCTCCCAAACCATCCaccttcatccctccatccgtTTACTCCAGCATCACTTCCTACCAGAGCAACCTGCGCTCCCCAGTTCGTCTGCCGGACAATGCCATCACCTTGCCCCCCTACACGCCTCCACCCATCCTCTCTCCTGTGCGCGAGGGCTCGGGACTCTATTTCTCCGCCATCCTGACCAACATAGCCGTAAGCAACCAAATCCTGCCTCCCCCGGCTACACCCAAGTCTGCAACACGCAGCCTGTTGCGCTCCA caagTTCAGAGATTACACCTCCCGTCCTGCCCTTGATCGCTGATGCCACACCAGTTAGTCTTGAACC GCGTATCAACATTGGACAGCAGTACCAGGCAGAAATTCCAGATTTGCAGAATCAACTTTCTTCCCAGGTTGACCAGCACAAAGCTGACTTGGTTTGGGTGCCTATGGACCTTAAACATGGTTCTCAAGAGACCA TGGAGGATTTGATGAACATGGCTTGTTCCAGTGTGCTCAGAGGTGGAGGAACCAATCAGGAGCTGGTTCTACACTGTTTATATGAATCTGGAGGTGATTTTCTT GAAATGTTGGAACGCTTGATGCTTCAGGACCCAGTTTTCCCCAAAGGCCATCACCTGGCAGGTTATCACTACTCAG GCTCCGACAGCTGGACCGCAGAAGAGAAGCGCTACTTCAATAAGGGGATCTCTGCCTACAGGAAGGACTTCTTTCTGGTGCAGAAACTG GTGCGGACCAAGACTGTGGCTCAGTGTGTAGAGTTTTACTATACATACAAGAAACAGGTGAAGATTGGTCGCAACGGGATTTTAACTTTCGGCCCTCCACATTCACCAGTGGAGAAGCACACAGAAGCCGTGGTGGACGTCAAG AGCTCACAGCAGTCAAAACTTACTCAAGGAGAGACGGAGGGGGATGACAGAAAGGATGTCTCTTATGACCAGAGCCATGAGAGTAGCCAGCAGGCGAGGGTCGCTCAGTCACTACAGGCTCATGACTAT GCGGGAACGATGCTGGTGATCAAAGAGCCAGACACTGTGAATAAGGAGGCCCATCACCCGTCAGCACCTCACAGGCCTCGGGCCGAGCCTGCAGCCAAGAAGGGCAGAGCACCAGCGAAGCCCCCACAGGATCCTGATGCAGTATTTCCATGCAAGAAATGTGGCAG GGTGTTTTATAAAGTGAAGAGTCGAAGCGCCCACATGAAGAGTCACGCCGAGCAGGAGAAGAAGGCGGCGGCGCTGCgtcagaaagaggaagaggcacaggcagcagctgaagcTCGGGCCAGGaaggcggcagcagcagcggcggcggcggcggctcATAAGGGAGGAAATGGGAACGGAGTGACGGAGCAGGCGGAGGTCAGCAGCCACGAAGACTCATCTGAGggagaagatgatgatgatgaagactgGCACTGa